One stretch of Paenibacillus sp. AN1007 DNA includes these proteins:
- a CDS encoding glycoside hydrolase family 88 protein has translation MLNQELLLEKISKVSDAMKSMKNTSINEQFPIGLIDIHLWEWPQGVGLYGLLQLYETTQDAEVLRFLESWYDARLKEGLPEKNVNTCAPLLTLMSLSQLTGNKEYERVCEEWSSWIMEELLRTGDGAFQHMITGDANDGQILIDTLFMTVLFLAKAGVHFKKASYVEEAKRQFLVHIKYLYNKKTGLFYHGWDFNEHHNYGAVHWGRGNAWYTAGVMDFLHIIPIEDGLKAYLLDTATAQVRALSKLQHEDGMWHTVLDDPDSYKETSATAAFGYGILKGIRYGYLDESYRNTGMRALEAVLRQIDTTGVVQQVSYGTPVGQDAAFYKEIPISPMGYGQALTLFILIEGLRAPEIDNG, from the coding sequence ATGCTGAATCAAGAACTGCTTCTGGAGAAAATAAGCAAAGTATCCGATGCGATGAAATCGATGAAAAACACAAGTATCAATGAACAATTTCCCATTGGACTAATCGACATCCATCTATGGGAATGGCCGCAAGGGGTTGGACTTTACGGCCTTCTTCAGCTCTATGAAACGACCCAAGATGCTGAGGTGCTGCGTTTTCTTGAATCTTGGTACGATGCAAGACTGAAGGAAGGGCTGCCCGAAAAAAATGTAAATACCTGCGCTCCGCTTCTCACTTTAATGTCGCTAAGCCAGCTGACCGGGAACAAGGAATACGAACGTGTCTGTGAAGAATGGAGCAGCTGGATTATGGAGGAACTGCTGCGAACCGGAGATGGTGCGTTTCAGCATATGATTACGGGGGATGCCAATGACGGTCAGATTCTGATTGATACGCTTTTTATGACAGTGCTGTTTTTGGCCAAAGCAGGGGTGCACTTCAAGAAAGCATCGTATGTAGAAGAGGCCAAGCGGCAGTTCCTTGTGCATATTAAATACCTATACAATAAAAAAACAGGGCTGTTCTATCACGGCTGGGATTTCAATGAGCATCATAACTATGGTGCGGTTCATTGGGGAAGAGGTAATGCGTGGTATACGGCTGGAGTTATGGATTTCCTCCATATCATTCCCATCGAAGACGGACTGAAGGCTTATCTTCTGGATACAGCGACGGCGCAGGTCAGAGCACTTAGCAAACTGCAGCATGAGGACGGGATGTGGCACACGGTGCTGGATGATCCTGATTCGTATAAAGAAACCTCGGCAACGGCTGCATTCGGGTACGGTATTCTGAAGGGAATCCGTTATGGCTACCTGGATGAGTCCTATCGGAATACCGGTATGAGAGCACTTGAAGCCGTGCTGCGGCAGATCGATACGACTGGAGTTGTACAGCAGGTATCATACGGAACTCCTGTAGGGCAGGATGCTGCGTTTTATAAAGAAATACCGATCAGTCCAATGGGTTATGGACAAGCACTTACGCTTTTTATCCTGATTGAGGGACTGCGTGCTCCAGAAATCGATAATGGATGA